A stretch of the Pseudosulfitobacter pseudonitzschiae genome encodes the following:
- a CDS encoding NAD(P)-binding domain-containing protein codes for MRVGVLGLGTIASALVEGIAEDGHSITVSTRSAGNAARLSERFDTVTVADNQAVVDSCEILFLGLTDPVYRDVLSGLAFRADQRVISLMAGPNMHELAGLVAPAKLVARMIPFPSIAIGGSQILALGDSSAIQALFGARNWIFELDTEAELQNWLCAQAVLSPAVLMVKEAADWLVQQGSEYEKAEQFLRELVASSLSARPCEPLLRALDTPGGYNQRLRQKMVSEGLSDSLSNGLTRLNT; via the coding sequence ATGCGTGTCGGGGTTCTGGGACTTGGAACGATTGCATCCGCACTCGTCGAGGGCATCGCCGAAGATGGGCATTCCATCACGGTCTCGACACGCAGCGCCGGGAATGCCGCGCGTCTGAGCGAGCGTTTCGATACTGTAACCGTGGCGGACAATCAGGCGGTCGTCGATTCATGCGAAATCCTGTTTCTTGGACTGACGGACCCTGTCTACCGTGATGTCCTGTCCGGCCTGGCGTTTCGCGCGGATCAACGAGTGATTTCACTGATGGCCGGACCGAACATGCACGAACTGGCCGGGCTGGTGGCCCCTGCGAAACTCGTGGCCCGCATGATCCCGTTCCCCTCGATCGCCATAGGCGGATCCCAGATCCTGGCCCTAGGGGACAGCAGCGCGATCCAAGCTCTGTTCGGCGCGCGCAATTGGATCTTCGAACTCGACACAGAGGCCGAGCTGCAGAACTGGCTGTGTGCACAGGCCGTCCTGTCCCCCGCTGTGCTCATGGTCAAGGAGGCGGCGGATTGGCTGGTCCAACAGGGGTCCGAATACGAGAAAGCCGAGCAATTCCTGCGCGAACTCGTTGCCTCAAGTCTATCGGCGAGGCCCTGTGAGCCGCTTTTGCGCGCCCTCGATACTCCCGGTGGATATAACCAGCGCCTGCGGCAGAAAATGGTCTCTGAAGGTCTTTCGGACAGTCTGTCCAACGGGCTGACCCGGCTTAACACATGA
- a CDS encoding S-(hydroxymethyl)glutathione dehydrogenase/class III alcohol dehydrogenase, translated as MRTRAAVALEAGKPLQVMEVNLEGPKKGEVLIEVKATGICHTDEFTRSGADPEGLFPCILGHEGAGIVIEVGEGVTTLKPGDHVIPLYTPECRECYSCLSGRTNLCTAIRNTQGKGLMPDGTTRFSMLDGTPIYHYMGCSTFANHTVMPEIALAKVRDDAPFDKICYIGCGVTTGIGAVINTAGVEIGSTAAVFGLGGIGLNVIQGLRMAGADIIIGVDLNDDKAEMAKKFGMTHFVNPSKVDSTVQEIVNLTKRGNDQIGGVDYSFDATGNVKVMRDALECSHRGWGVSVIIGVAPAGAEISTRPFQLVTGRVWKGTAFGGAKGRTDVPKFVDWYMDGKIEIDPMITHTLSLDEINHGFDLMHEGKSIRAVVEF; from the coding sequence ATGCGTACACGCGCCGCCGTGGCCCTTGAGGCTGGCAAACCGCTGCAAGTGATGGAAGTGAACCTTGAAGGCCCGAAAAAGGGCGAGGTTCTAATCGAGGTCAAGGCGACTGGCATCTGCCACACCGATGAATTCACTCGCTCGGGCGCGGACCCCGAAGGGCTGTTCCCCTGCATTCTGGGCCATGAGGGCGCAGGCATCGTGATCGAAGTGGGCGAGGGCGTGACCACGCTGAAACCCGGCGATCACGTCATCCCGCTTTACACGCCCGAATGCCGCGAATGCTATTCCTGCCTGTCGGGTAGGACCAATCTCTGCACCGCGATCCGCAACACTCAAGGAAAGGGCTTGATGCCCGACGGCACCACGCGATTTTCCATGCTGGATGGCACACCGATCTACCACTACATGGGCTGCTCGACCTTCGCCAATCACACTGTCATGCCCGAGATTGCTCTGGCCAAGGTCCGCGACGACGCGCCCTTTGACAAAATCTGCTATATCGGTTGCGGCGTCACAACCGGTATCGGCGCAGTGATCAACACCGCGGGGGTCGAGATCGGCAGCACCGCAGCGGTCTTCGGTCTGGGTGGAATCGGCCTGAATGTGATCCAAGGCCTGCGTATGGCGGGTGCGGATATAATCATCGGCGTGGATCTGAACGACGATAAGGCCGAGATGGCGAAAAAGTTCGGGATGACGCATTTCGTCAACCCGTCCAAGGTGGACAGCACCGTTCAGGAAATCGTCAACCTGACGAAGCGCGGCAATGATCAGATCGGCGGCGTGGATTATTCGTTCGACGCGACCGGCAACGTTAAGGTGATGCGCGACGCGCTGGAATGCTCGCATCGCGGCTGGGGCGTGTCGGTGATCATTGGCGTGGCACCCGCGGGGGCGGAAATCAGCACCCGCCCGTTCCAGCTGGTCACCGGCCGCGTCTGGAAAGGCACTGCTTTTGGCGGAGCCAAAGGCCGCACCGATGTGCCGAAATTTGTGGACTGGTACATGGATGGCAAGATCGAGATCGACCCGATGATCACCCATACCCTCAGCCTTGACGAGATCAACCATGGCTTCGACCTGATGCACGAGGGCAAGTCGATCCGCGCGGTTGTGGAGTTCTAG
- a CDS encoding trans-3-hydroxy-L-proline dehydratase, which yields MRSTKTIHVISAHAEGEVGDVIVGGVLPPPGDTIWEQRRWIAEDQTLRNFVLNEPRGGVFRHVNLLVPPKHPEAQAAWIIMEPEDTPPMSGSNSICVSTVLLDGGLVPMQEPETHLVLEAPGGLVRVRAECRNGKAERIFVRNLPSFAAQLDVKLEVEGLGELTVDTAYGGDSFVIVDAEKLGFKLVEDEAHAIAKLGVMITNAANAQLGFHHPGNPDWKHISFCLFAGPLTEGENGLETGAAVAIQPGKVDRSPTGTALSARMAVLHARGVMKTGDRLTASSVIGSTFSGQIVGETEVGGHPAIEPEISGRGWITGIHQHMLDPSDPWPEGYRLSDTWGAR from the coding sequence ACGATCTGGGAACAGCGCCGCTGGATCGCCGAGGATCAGACCTTACGCAATTTCGTGCTGAACGAGCCACGTGGCGGCGTCTTCCGTCACGTGAACCTTCTGGTCCCACCCAAGCACCCCGAGGCACAGGCAGCCTGGATCATCATGGAGCCAGAAGACACCCCGCCGATGTCCGGCTCCAACTCCATCTGCGTATCCACCGTGCTACTGGACGGCGGCCTGGTCCCCATGCAAGAGCCCGAAACGCATCTGGTGCTGGAGGCTCCCGGAGGTCTGGTGCGGGTGCGCGCCGAATGCCGAAACGGCAAGGCTGAACGCATTTTTGTGCGCAACCTGCCATCTTTTGCAGCGCAGCTTGACGTCAAGCTGGAGGTCGAAGGACTGGGCGAATTGACGGTCGACACCGCCTATGGCGGCGACAGCTTCGTCATCGTCGATGCCGAGAAGCTAGGCTTCAAACTGGTGGAGGACGAGGCCCATGCCATCGCCAAGCTTGGCGTAATGATCACCAATGCCGCCAACGCGCAGCTTGGGTTCCATCACCCCGGCAACCCGGATTGGAAACATATTTCCTTCTGCCTATTCGCCGGACCGCTTACCGAGGGCGAGAACGGGCTTGAAACCGGCGCAGCCGTGGCCATTCAGCCTGGCAAGGTTGATCGCTCCCCCACCGGCACGGCGCTGTCGGCGCGTATGGCCGTACTGCATGCGCGCGGGGTCATGAAGACCGGCGATCGACTAACGGCGAGTTCTGTTATCGGATCGACTTTCTCGGGCCAGATCGTCGGAGAAACCGAGGTGGGTGGCCACCCCGCGATTGAGCCCGAGATTTCGGGCCGCGGCTGGATCACCGGCATTCACCAGCACATGTTGGACCCGTCCGATCCATGGCCCGAAGGGTATCGGTTGTCGGACACCTGGGGGGCCCGCTGA
- the betC gene encoding choline-sulfatase, whose amino-acid sequence MKRPNILFVMADQMSAKALPFYGNPTVKAETLSRIAREGLIFEQAYCNSPLCGPSRLSMMSGQSPHKVGAYDNAPEFSSAIPTFAHYLRLGGYRTCLSGKMHFAGPDQLHGYEERLTTDIYPSDFGWTPNWTDREAKVRFQDMQNVIETGPCLRSLQIDYDDDVNIQAERWLYDRARERSDQPFMLTVSFTSPHDPYVARPEFWDLYSDADIDLPRVQPLAPDEWDAHSARIYDHYSVGEADVSDDVIRRMRHGYYASIEYIDSKLKVLMRVLEETGLDEDTIVIFASDHGDMMGERGLYYKKCFFEWAMRVPLIVWAPGRFAAGRVDTPVSLLDILPTFADLAGTLPDVLETDGHSLLPLLQGMTFPERVIPAEYLAEGIFEPTFMLRHRRYKLFYAENDPPLLFDMQEDPLELRNLAQNAAASAVLEELLSFARQTWDCGQIKANIIKDQNRRRLIETAHRKGVYPKWDWQPFTDATQQYVRAGKWTVEVEAGAHLDLRKS is encoded by the coding sequence ATGAAACGCCCAAATATCCTTTTTGTAATGGCCGATCAGATGTCAGCCAAGGCGCTACCATTCTATGGCAATCCCACCGTCAAGGCCGAGACACTGTCGAGGATCGCACGCGAGGGCCTGATCTTCGAACAGGCCTACTGCAATTCACCGCTTTGCGGTCCCTCCCGCTTGTCCATGATGTCTGGTCAGAGCCCGCACAAAGTGGGTGCCTACGACAACGCGCCCGAATTCTCTTCCGCCATTCCGACATTCGCGCACTATCTACGGCTGGGGGGTTATCGGACATGCTTGAGTGGAAAGATGCATTTTGCCGGACCTGATCAACTGCACGGGTATGAAGAGCGACTGACAACCGATATCTACCCGTCAGATTTCGGCTGGACGCCCAATTGGACCGATAGGGAGGCGAAGGTTCGTTTCCAGGACATGCAGAATGTCATTGAAACCGGTCCCTGCCTTCGGTCGCTTCAGATCGACTACGATGATGACGTGAACATCCAGGCTGAGCGCTGGCTGTACGATCGTGCGCGGGAGAGGTCTGATCAACCCTTCATGCTGACCGTGTCTTTCACCTCGCCACATGATCCCTATGTCGCCCGGCCGGAATTCTGGGATTTGTATTCAGACGCCGATATCGACCTGCCTCGAGTTCAGCCCTTGGCACCAGACGAATGGGATGCGCACAGCGCACGGATATACGACCACTATTCCGTCGGTGAAGCCGATGTGTCCGACGATGTCATCCGGCGGATGCGCCACGGCTACTATGCCTCGATCGAGTATATCGACTCAAAACTTAAAGTCCTGATGCGCGTGCTGGAGGAGACGGGGCTGGATGAGGACACGATCGTCATCTTCGCTTCGGACCATGGCGATATGATGGGGGAGCGCGGCTTGTACTATAAAAAATGCTTTTTCGAATGGGCCATGCGCGTGCCGCTGATCGTCTGGGCTCCCGGTCGCTTTGCGGCGGGGCGGGTGGATACCCCGGTGTCGCTGCTCGACATACTTCCGACCTTTGCCGATCTAGCCGGGACACTGCCAGACGTGCTGGAGACGGACGGCCACTCACTGCTGCCCTTGTTGCAGGGCATGACATTTCCTGAACGTGTCATTCCTGCGGAGTATCTTGCCGAAGGCATCTTCGAACCGACCTTCATGCTGCGACATAGGCGCTACAAGTTGTTCTATGCCGAGAACGACCCACCTTTGCTATTCGACATGCAAGAGGACCCGCTTGAGTTGCGCAACCTCGCGCAGAACGCTGCGGCAAGCGCGGTGCTGGAGGAACTGCTGTCCTTCGCACGGCAGACATGGGACTGCGGGCAGATCAAGGCCAACATCATCAAGGACCAAAACCGCCGCCGTCTGATAGAAACGGCGCACCGCAAGGGCGTTTACCCGAAATGGGACTGGCAACCCTTCACTGATGCGACACAGCAATACGTCCGCGCTGGGAAGTGGACCGTAGAAGTCGAGGCCGGCGCTCATCTGGACCTGCGCAAAAGCTGA